The Podarcis muralis chromosome 16, rPodMur119.hap1.1, whole genome shotgun sequence genomic interval AGGAAGCCACGCCTGGAGCAGGAATCACAagacattccacacacacacacacacacacacacacacagagcttcaaAGAATCTtggtttggaagcttcagctaAAACGTTCTTCAGTCCCCAAACTGGCATCCAAATGGCTGCTGAGATGCTAAATAAGGTCTCTGTTGTTTCTCTTGTCCTGTCTGACTGAGCATCCATATTTGGTGAATGTGCTTGGCATGAAAATGACGCTGAGGGGGACCTGTTGGCATCAGCATCTttaagaaagccccccccccccccgccacccattGGGGGGATTTGGCCATCCCTATTCAGAACCCACTCAGGACCTAAGTATGTGATGGGTTCTTGGAGCAATCAACCACTGTCTGGAATATGGATCTAGTCCTCTTCTACCTTTTTCTGATGAGAAGCTCTTTGTGAAGATAATGAGATGTGGTGAAGAGAATTTGAGTTAAATGGCGGACTGTGTGCAGTCTGATCCAACCTCCAGGGGCTGGTAAGTACCATTACAGCATCCTAGGGGCTGCTTCCTACAatctttctctttaaaaaacaaacaattgaAACTCCAACGTTGAGCAAATGAGAGTGAGAGTTTCAAGAAGGACACAATTCCTGTGTTTCTTTACACAGTGCATCCTTAAACTGTGGAGTGTGCTACCACAAGATGTGATGGCCTCCAatatcaaattcatggaggagaaggctatttgCAGCTACTTGCTGCAGTGATTCTTTGTTATCTCTGACAGCAGAGGGAACATACCCCTGAATACATGTCGGCAGGGAATGGCAGCAGGAGATGACTCTACTGCCGACAtgtccttcttgtgggtttcccaggggCATTTGGCCGGCCACTgtaagaaacaggatgctggactgcatgGCTCTTGGGTTATGTTCTTATTTAAATAAGGGTGGGCTGGTTGGTTTCATTCGCTTCGTACTGGGGCAGTGCCCTTCCTTAGTTTCTGTGGCAGCTTCTTTTAGCCTTCTTCAGCCCCTGTGTGTTCCTTTGAGATgcaaggagcagggaagtgaagagTCTCTGACACACTTGAAACCTTTCTCTTAAGAAGCGTCAAGGTCACCTGGAAAGTCAGTAGCTGTACTTTGAATCTCTTCCCTTCTAAACATGCCTTCAAGAAttatggagtacagtggtacctcgggttacatacgcttctggttatgcttcaggttacagactccgctaacccagaaatagtgcttcaggttaagaactttgcttcaggatgagaacagaaatcgtgctccggcagcgcggcggcagcagcaggaggccccattagctaaagtgatgcttcaggttaagaacagtttcaggttaagaacggacctctggaacaaattaagtacttaacccaaggtaccactgtatagcttcccCACATCACCATATACGGATCCCCCTTGCCTGGGGAAAAACTAGGTTGCCCTCTGGAGAATATTGACTGCTCCCATGAGGTGATGCATCCTGAACGCCATGGCACTGATGTTTTCCAGGTGGAACTGCTTTTTCCTCTATGACGGCTCAAAGGTGAAGGAAGAAGGAGATCCTACGCAGGCTGGGATCTGCTATTTCAACCCCCGTCAGGTAGGGCTACCTTATTTCCCCACAAAATCTGCGTGCGGAGAATTTTATTTGTTCTCAGTTGGCCCCGTAGCCCTCTCCTTCATCCCTCTGTGCTGGCAAACATTGTACTATttgctccttggggcagggacctagTAATATCGGGGGTAGAGCTCTGTTCTGATGCAATCTTTTGTCACTCTGTGGTGGTTTTGTCCGTTCTTGCTCCAAGCTCGGCAGATCTCCATAGCCTGGGATGTGACAAGGCTAATCCATAGCATAACCATTTTGTGGCTCTTCATTCCCCACATCTCTCAGACTCCTCTGGACCATCAGGAGCTTCTGTGTGGACAGATAGCTGGCGTGGTTCGCTGCATGGAGGAGATTTCGGGCTCTCCACCTGGCCTCATACGGTTGAGGAAGCTCAAGCTCTCTGTGAAAGTGGATGGAAGCTACATCTGGGTGAGTCAGTGCAAGGCGACACAGGTTGTTGTTGCTCTTCTGGGCGTGGGAATAAAGCCCGAGGAAGGAATAAAGCTGGCGTTGGTGAAATCTTCAaagatgggtgtgggtgtgcaggCAGGCTGCATGATGGCAACCATTTATATGGGAAGAAGCTGCTAGCCATGCTAGCTGAATGGAACAGAGGCAGCCTACCTTGGAGTGCCAGTTGCCAGGAGCAGACATGGGAGAGGCACTGGCCTGCCatccctgcttctgggcttcttgGAGCTTCTGGGATGTAAGCAACATGTTCATCCAGGTGATTCTCCAGCTCTGTTCTTGTGCTCCTCTATATAACATTGGGAGAACTTTGCTCTGATAGCTGAATGGAAggcccatgttcagaggcagccttCCTCCTGAGGGCCACCGATTGCCCTCCcaccttgcttgtgggcttctcagaggGATGTTCTTGGCTGTCATGGGGGATCTGAGTGCCCTGATTAGATAGGCCTGGCTTGGCTTGGTTCCATGGGACTCATCaagagtctccctccctcctctctgctgCAGGTGCTGGGCTGCACTACTGACCTCCCTGACATCAGCTGCAGGCGGTTCCTGGAGCAGCTGATGGGACTCTTCTGCTTCTACAATGGGCCTGTTCGCCAGGCTTACATGGTGATTGCTGGTCCAAGGGGGCGGCGGGGCCTTGCTGAGCAGATGCTGCCTTGACTCCTAGCCATTTCGCTCCTGTTTCCTGTTGTGTTCTGACCCTCACATCAGCCTTGAGCCACACCTCTTAGTCTTGCCTTGGCTGACCTTCAGGCTGGCCTGCTCTCTGCAGCCTCCTTGCCCTGCAGAGGGGCTTCTGCAGCCTGCTGCAGCCTTCCCTCACAGGTGGGCTTCTCTAAGCAAAGGCTTTTGTGTGACTTGAAAGTTATGTGGGTCTCTCAAGGCAATCCAGACCCACCTCTCCTTCCTACCCCCCAAATCCAAGATGCTCAGAGGCTGGCCATGGGGGGAAAGCCCTTTGCAAGGGCCTGGGCACATTTCCACCTTGGCTGCTCCTTTTATTTGTCCTCCAGAACGGAGTCCTGATGTGCAGATCTGCTTCCCGGACTGAAATCTTGAGTCCTGTGGAATCTTAGGGACCTCTTCTCTTCCGTTTTGCTGCCCTGGCTTCTGTTGGACAGTTTCCTGCAGCCCACAAGCAGCCTGTAACTCTCCCACCAGGGATAAACTCTCCGCTGACATGGCCTCTTGTGTCCTTTCCCAGGAACGTGCCCAGGAGGAGCTGGACCAGGCATGGGATCGCTACGTGGAGCACCTGCAGCAAAACACCACTGACCTACACCGGATCTTCAACTCCCTCTGGGCCTTGGACAAAACCAAAGTAACTCCCtgcagaccttgctgcttctttggggcttctcccctcccctcccctccccacagggTGTCAGGAAGCCCTGACAGCCTCCTTTGTGCTCCTCTCTCCAGGTGGAGCCTTTGCTCCTGCTGAAAGCGGCTCTCATCCTGCAGACCTGCCAGCGCACCCTCCATGTCCGGGCGGGATGCATTTCTTACCAGGGGCTGTGAGTTTCATGACTTCTTGTGTGGACTCTCCTGCACTCTCCCCATTGGAGAAAGGCTGGTGTAGCTCAGTGctggagcacctgctctgcatgtagaaggtcctcaGTTCAGTCCCTATTGGCATCTCCAAGGTGGGCTGGAAAAGACAGTGCACAGCTGAATGGACTACGGACCTGACTTGCTCCAGGTTAAATGAGCCCTTTCAGAAAGCTGAGGACTGGAAGCTTGGCTTTTaagagagcacctgctttgcatcccCAATAGCACCTGCTGGGAGAGAGACCCCCCTTGCCTAGAAcccttgagagccactgccagccagtgtagacagtactgaggaaGGTGAACACAAATAGTCTGACTTTGTCTAAGGCAGCCTCCTGCACTCCAGAGCAAGTGTGTTTGGTGCACATGTCATTCAGCCCTGCTACTTGCTCTGTACTGTCCTCACATTTGTTCACAGAGGCCATAATCCACATTTTCACCCACTATTTCCTATGTCTGCTTCTATAGACTCACCCTTTGGGCCTCCCAGATGGTGAGATTGACAGGGTGACCAAAGGACTTGCCCTGCATGCAGGGATCTGTCTTGTGGCTGGAATCTGGGAAGGATTGGGCCACACAGCCCACTCCGGGTAAATCAAGCCACGACTGAATGTTTCTGAGCAGCATTTGCAGCTCTCCCTAGGTCACCGTGCTCAGCTGAGAGCCAGGAGGGAACACAGCATCCAACCTCAGGAAACCAGTGGGACATTCGTGTTAATACTTGCCATCTctcctttccccatccctgcccaggGTTGTCAGCACTCAGCTGCCGCCAGACCTCACTGCCCGAGTTCTGCTGCAGGAGGTGGATGTAGCCTCAGAGGTGAGCTTCAGCTCagccaagggagggagaagggtggT includes:
- the HPS4 gene encoding BLOC-3 complex member HPS4 isoform X2, which gives rise to MADCVQSDPTSRGWWNCFFLYDGSKVKEEGDPTQAGICYFNPRQTPLDHQELLCGQIAGVVRCMEEISGSPPGLIRLRKLKLSVKVDGSYIWVLGCTTDLPDISCRRFLEQLMGLFCFYNGPVRQAYMERAQEELDQAWDRYVEHLQQNTTDLHRIFNSLWALDKTKVEPLLLLKAALILQTCQRTLHVRAGCISYQGLVVSTQLPPDLTARVLLQEVDVASEGEAGKGAVLKTQEPPLPPGVRITPVYLLDDEAAALRDFPVEWMIRSQGSPGSCKDGPISAGATGGSGGTTSYHSSLASLNGLEVHLKETLPKDSLSAAKVTYGFAHYDSVQKVLATNFLPANSPADRSFLRAASLIHANFHQLPTASEIMVRNASTAVYACRSAVQETYFQQVASPLRNSGMPNPHDSAFGLASKAKQKLLKHGVNLL